A genome region from Arachis duranensis cultivar V14167 chromosome 6, aradu.V14167.gnm2.J7QH, whole genome shotgun sequence includes the following:
- the LOC107492445 gene encoding probable beta-D-xylosidase 2: MASPFSLLNLISVLVLLFLLGYTGESRDPFACDPKNSNTNDLPFCKASLPITERVRDLIGRLTLEEKVGLLVDNAAAVPRLGMKGYEWWSEALHGVSNVGPGTRFGGEFPGATSFPQVITTAASFNASLWEAIGQVVSDEARAMYNGGTGGLTYWSPNVNIFRDPRWGRGQETPGEDPVLAGRYAASYVRGLQGADGNRLKVAACCKHFTAYDLDNWNGVDRFHFNAQVSKQDIEDTFDVPFRMCVKEGKVASVMCSYNQVNGVPTCADPNLLKKTVRAQWGLDGYIVSDCDSVGVFYSSQHYTSTPEEAAADAIKAGLDLDCGPFLGLHTQDAVKKGLLAEAHVNGALANILSVQMRLGMFDGEPSAQPYGNLGPRDVCSPAHQQLALEAATQGIVLLKNDGPSLPLSPKRHQNVAVIGPNSNVTATMIGNYAGIACGYTSPLQGIMRYAQTDYHMGCDKVACIDDKQIGPAIEAARQADATVLIMGLDQSIEAETVDRVGLLLPGHQQDLISKVAAASGGPTILVLMSGGPVDITFAKNDPRVSAILWAGYPGQAGGTAIADILFGSSNPGGKLPMTWYPQEYLRNLAMTNMAMRSSPSYPGRTYRFYKGPVVYPFGHGLTYTHFVHRVASAPKLVSVPVDGHRRTNNTNLGNKAIRVTHARCGKLSITIHVDVKNMGSRDGTHTVLVFSAPPAGGGNWAPQKQLVGFEKVHVPAQAQQQVQIKIHVCKLLSVVDKSGIRRIPMGEHSLHIGDDVKHSISLQAQALGIIKS; encoded by the exons ATGGCTTCTCCATTTTCACTCCTCAATCTCATTAGCGTGTTGGTGTTGCTGTTTCTTCTGGGCTACACGGGAGAGTCACGTGACCCATTCGCGTGTGACCCAAAGAACAGCAACACCAATGACTTACCCTTCTGCAAGGCAAGTCTGCCTATAACGGAGAGGGTGAGGGACTTGATTGGGAGGCTGACGTTAGAGGAGAAGGTGGGGTTGCTGGTGGACAATGCGGCGGCAGTTCCGAGGCTTGGGATGAAAGGGTACGAGTGGTGGTCGGAGGCGCTTCATGGGGTGTCAAATGTGGGGCCCGGGACCAGGTTTGGTGGGGAGTTCCCTGGCGCCACCAGCTTCCCTCAAGTCATCACTACCGCTGCTTCCTTCAATGCCTCTTTGTGGGAGGCCATTGGACAG GTTGTCTCGGACGAAGCAAGGGCAATGTATAACGGAGGAACAGGTGGACTAACATACTGGAGCCCCAACGTGAACATCTTTAGGGACCCTAGGTGGGGCCGTGGACAAGAAACTCCCGGTGAGGACCCTGTCTTAGCCGGTAGATATGCTGCTAGTTATGTGAGGGGCCTACAAGGAGCAGACGGTAACCGGTTGAAGGTCGCTGCTTGCTGCAAACACTTCACCGCGTATGATCTTGATAATTGGAACGGTGTGGATCGCTTCCACTTTAACGCACAG GTGAGCAAGCAGGACATAGAGGACACATTTGATGTGCCATTCAGGATGTGTGTGAAGGAAGGCAAAGTGGCGAGTGTGATGTGTTCTTACAATCAGGTGAATGGTGTCCCCACTTGCGCCGACCCCAATCTCCTCAAGAAAACGGTTCGTGCCCAATGGGGTCTTGATGGTTACATTGTATCTGATTGTGACTCTGTGGGAGTCTTCTATAGCAGCCAACACTATACTTCTACGCCTGAAGAAGCTGCTGCCGATGCCATCAAAGCTGGTTTGGATTTGGATTGTGGTCCTTTCCTTGGGCTTCACACCCAGGATGCAGTAAAAAAGGGCTTGTTGGCTGAAGCCCATGTCAACGGTGCTCTAGCAAATATTCTTTCAGTCCAAATGAGGCTGGGCATGTTTGACGGAGAGCCATCGGCCCAACCATATGGCAACCTGGGACCAAGAGATGTGTGCAGCCCGGCCCATCAACAACTAGCCCTTGAGGCCGCCACGCAAGGAATCGTACTCCTTAAGAATGATGGCCCCTCTTTGCCTCTCTCCCCAAAGCGTCACCAAAACGTCGCTGTCATTGGGCCCAATTCTAATGTCACTGCCACAATGATCGGCAACTATGCGGGTATTGCTTGCGGATACACAAGCCCCTTACAAGGAATTATGAGATATGCACAAACAGATTATCATATGGGTTGTGACAAAGTGGCTTGTATTGATGACAAGCAAATTGGGCCGGCTATAGAAGCAGCCCGTCAAGCAGATGCAACTGTTTTAATAATGGGCCTGGACCAATCAATTGAAGCTGAAACCGTTGACAGGGTTGGCTTGCTTTTACCGGGCCACCAACAAGATCTCATTTCAAAAGTAGCAGCAGCCTCAGGAGGCCCAACAATTTTGGTGTTAATGTCCGGTGGGCCTGTGGACATCACTTTTGCGAAGAACGATCCTCGAGTTTCTGCCATCTTATGGGCCGGGTATCCGGGCCAAGCCGGTGGCACCGCGATTGCGGATATCTTGTTTGGAAGTTCCAACCCAGGAGGTAAGCTGCCTATGACATGGTACCCACAAGAGTACCTTAGAAACTTGGCAATGACAAACATGGCAATGAGATCAAGCCCATCATACCCAGGAAGGACATACAGATTCTACAAGGGCCCAGTGGTGTACCCATTTGGACATGGGCTTACGTACACCCATTTTGTTCATAGAGTAGCTAGTGCACCCAAATTGGTGTCAGTTCCAGTGGATGGACACCGCCGTACAAACAACACAAACTTGGGGAACAAGGCAATTAGAGTGACTCATGCACGGTGTGGGAAGCTCTCCATCACCATTCACGTGGACGTTAAAAATATGGGCTCAAGAGATGGCACTCACACAGTGTTAGTGTTCTCAGCTCCCCCTGCAGGGGGTGGTAATTGGGCTCCACAGAAGCAACTTGTGGGCTTTGAGAAAGTCCATGTCCCTGCACAGGCCCAACAGCAAGTCCAAATCAAGATCCACGTGTGCAAGCTGCTTAGTGTAGTGGACAAGTCCGGGATTAGGAGAATCCCAATGGGGGAACATAGTCTTCATATTGGTGATGACGTTAAGCACTCAATTTCACTTCAAGCACAAGCACTTGGGATTATTAAGTCTTAA